GCGTCCCATCCTGATGACGACGTTTGCGCTGATCGCCGGCATGTTCCCCGTGGCGCTGGGCCTGGGCGAGGGCGGCGAGTTCTACCGTCCATTGGCGATCGCCATCATCGGCGGCACCATCACCTCGACGATTCTGACCCTGCTGGTCGTGCCGACCTTCTATGACAGCATCGAGATCGCCCGCGATGGCGCCGTGGCCAAGTTCCACCGCCGCGCCGTCCGCATGCCGGTGGCTTTCGCCATGATCCTGACCCTGATCGAATGCGTGCTGACCTTGCTGCTGGTGCGCTTCGTCTACCGCATGCTGAAAAAAGCCGTGCTGTTCCTGATGGGACGCCGCGCGCCGAAAGCGGCACCGGTCGGCCTGCAAAAGTAAGTCAGGCAGCCTCGGCTGCATAACATTTGTGCCAAGTCAAAGAGCCTTCTTCGGAAGGCTCTTTTTACGTCAGGTGCTCTACAATCGTAGAACGGGTGGGCGCGAGAGTCAGCCTGTATGGGGATATTTTGGGATATTTTTCAACGACGATGTGGCACTGCAACGTATCGGACCAGCACCATGTTCTCCAGCATCCGGCAGCCCTGTCTCGGCATTCTTACGGCTTGCCTGCTGGCCGCTTGTGCCGCCGGACCGGATTTTCAGCGTCCTGCCGCTCCCGGCGGCGGCGACCGCTACACGCCGGCACCGTTGCCGGCACAAACGGCGGCCTCGCCCGGTCCCGCGGGCCAGGCGCAGCGCTTTGTCCCCGGCCAGGATATCCCCGCGCAATGGTGGTCGCTATTCCAGTCGCCGGCGCTGGACCAGCTGGTGCGCGGCGCCCTCGCGCGCAGTCCGGGCCTGGCGTCGGCCCAGGCGGCCCTGCGCCAGGCCGATGAAAACTACCGCGCCCTGTCCGGCCGCCTGCTGTATCCCGAGGTCGGTGCGCAGCTGGGCGTGAGCCGTGAAAAAAACAGCAGCCTGGAAGGCAAGGGCGGCGTTTTCAATTTGTACAATGCCTCCGTGAATATATCGTATGCCCTGGATGTATTTGGCGGCAACAAGCGCCAGCTGGAGGGGCTGCAAGCCCTTGTTGACTATCGGCAATACCAGCTGGAAGCGGCGTACCTGGCCCTGACGGCCAACCTGGTGACGGCGGCCATCCGCGAAGCATCGCTGCGCGGACAGCTGCAGGCCACCAGCGACATACTCGACGCGCAGCAGAAACAGCTGGACGTGATCGAGCAGCAATTGCGCTTCGGCGCCATCGGCCGTGCCACGGTACTGCTCCAGCGCAACACGGTGGCGCAGACGCGGGCCAGCGTGCCGCCGCTGGAAAAAGCCCTGGCCCTGACGCGCCACCAGCTAGCCGTGTATGCGGGCAGGCTGCCCAGCGAGCCCGGCATGCCTGAATTCGACCTGGCGTCGCTGCACTTGCCGCAGGACTTGCCCGTTTCCCTGCCGTCTGCCCTCGTGCGCCAGCGTCCCGACATCCGTGCCAGCGAAGCGCTGCTGCAGCAGGCCAGCGCGCAGATCGGTGTCGCCACGGCAGCCATGTATCCCCAATTTACCTTGACGGGCAATCTTGGCGCCTTGGCTACCAGCTTTCCCGCGTTGCTGCATGGCAGTTCTTCCGTGTGGGGCGTGGCGGCCGGGCTGGCCCAGCCTGTTTTCAACGGCGGCGCGCTGCGCGCCAGGCGGCGGGCCGCCATCGCCGCCTACGAGGGCGCGGCGGCCGATTACCGCGCCACCGTGCTGGCCGCCTTCCAGAATGTGGCCGACAGCCTGCGGGCCATCGAGGCTGATGCTGCCGCCTTGCAGCAGCAAGCCGAGGTGGAGGCGCTGGCCAGCGAATCGCTGGCGCTGAGTACGCAGCAATTCAAGCTCGGTGCCATCAGTTATCTCACCTTGCTGGATGTCCAACGCACGTACCAGCAGGCCAGGGTGGGCCTGATACAGGCGCAGGCGGCCCGCCATGCCGATAGCGCCGCGCTGTTCCAGGCGCTGGGCGGCGGCTGGTGGAACCGGCCCGCGCTGGACAACGTTCCCGCCACGACCAGCTTGCCGGTGGCGGCTGGCAGGAACTGAGGGGCTTGCAATACAACACCGCAATGGCAGCCGGAAGGAATGACAAGGAGCGCATCCATGACGAAACGCAATAAGCGCATGCTCATCATGCTGGGGGCGGTGGTGCTGTTGATTGCCCTGCTGGCGCTGGGATTTTTTCTGCACATCCGCCAGCTCATGGCCAGTTCACCCAAGCCCACGCCGCAGACGGTGTCGGCGACCATCATCCGCAAGGTCGAGTGGCAGCCGCACCTGGCGTCGGTGGGCACCCTGGTGGCCGTGCGCGGCGTCGACGTGACGAGCGAGATCGCCGGTCTCGTCAGGTCCATCCATTTCAAGTCCGGCCAGGAGGTGGCGGCGGGGCAAGTGCTGGTGCAACTCAATGCCGATGCGGATATTGCGCAGCTGCGCGCGCTGGAGGCGGCGGCCGAACTGGCCGCGTCCGTGCTGGCGCGTGACCGCCAGCAATTTGCCGTGCAAGCGATCAGCCAGGCACAGATCGATAGCGACGTGGCGGACCTGAAAAGCCGCAAGGCCCTGGCCGCCCAGCAGGCGGCGCTGGTGGAGAAAAAAACCATCCGCGCGCCGTTTGCGGGCAAACTGGGCATCACCACCGTCAATCCGGGCCAGTACCTCAATCCCGGAGACAAGATCGTCACCTTGCAAACCATCGATCCCATCTATGTCGACTTCCATATTCCGCAAAAGCAGCTGAGCGGCCTGCAAGTGGGGCAAGCCCTGAACCTGTCCAGCGATGCGCATGCGGACACGGCCTTTGCGGGCAAGGTCAGCGCCATCAGTTCCAAGGTCGACCCCGCCACGCGCAATGTGCAGGTGGAGGCCACGGTGGCCAATCCGAAACGGCAGTTGCTGCCGGGGATGTTTGCCAACGTCAACGTGGAAGTGGGGGCCAAGAAACAGTATCTGACGTTGCCGCAGACGGCGATCACCTACAACCCGTATGGTTCCACCGTCTTCGTCGTGCATCCGGCGCAGGCGCCCAAGGTCGGCGCGCCACCGCCGGCGGCAGGCGAACGGGTGGTGCAGCAAGTGTTCGTCACCACGGGTGAAACGCGCGGCGACCAGGTGGCCATATTGACGGGGCTCAGCGAGGGGCAGCAAGTCGTCACCAGCGGGCAGATCAAGCTCAAGAATGGCAGTCCCGTGGTGATCAGCAACGTCGTCGAGCCGCGCAACAATCCGCGGCCCACGCCGCAGGAACACTGAGGCGCCGCCATGAACTTTACCGATCTTTTTATCCGCCGGCCCGTGCTGGCCATGGTGGTGAGCCTGCTGCTGGTGGTGCTGGGCTTGCGTTCCCTGTTCAGCTTGCCCATCAACCAGTATCCGAAGACGCAGAATGCCGTCGTGACGATCTCCACCACGTATTACGGCGCTGACGCGCAGACGGTGGCGGGGTTCATTACGCAGCCGCTGGAATCGGCCATCGCCCAGGCGCAGGGCATCGATTACCTGTCCTCGTCCAGCAGCAGCGGCGTGTCGACCATCACGGCTACTTTGCGCCTCAATTACGACGCGAACCGGGCTTTGACGGAAATCAATACCCAGGTCAGTTCCGTGAAGAATCAGCTGCCGGCCCAGGCGCAAACGCCCGTGCTGACGGTACAGATGGGGCAGACGACGGACGCCATGTACCTGGGCTTTTACAGCAAGACCTTGCCGACGAATAATGTGACGGATTACCTGAGCCGCGTGGTCAAGCCCAAGCTCGATGCCGTCAGCGGCGTGCAGACGGCGGAACTGCTGGGCGCGCGCCTGTTTGCCCTGCGCGCCTGGCTCGATGCGGACAAGATGGCTGCGTTCGGCGTGACGGCGGCCGAGGTGAGCACCGCTCTGGGCAATAACAATTACCTGGCCGCGCTGGGGTCCAGCAAGGGCCAGATGGTGACCGTTCCCCTGACGGCCGGCACGGATCTGCATTCGGTCGAGGAATTCAGGCAGCTTGTCGTCAAGCGCAGCGGCGACTCCATCGTGCGCCTGGAAGACCTGGCCACCGTCGTGCTGGGTTCGGAAAACTATGATTTCAACGTCGCCTTCAGCGGCGTGCGCTCCGTCTTCATCGGCATCAAGGTGGCGCCGGAAGCCAATATCCTCGACGTGGCCGAGCGTGTGCGCGCCAGCTTCCCCGATATCCAGGCCCAGCTGCCGGCCGGCCTGACGGGCGAAATCGTGTACGACTCCACGTTCTTCATCAATACCTCCATCAGGGAGGTCATCAAGACCCTGGTCGAGGCGCTGCTGATCGTCACCATCGTCATCTATCTGTTCCTGGGCAGCTTGCGGGCCGTGATCGTGCCCGTGATCGCCATGCCGCTGTCCTTGATCGGCACGTTTACCGCCATGCTGGCGCTCGGCTATTCCATCAATTTGCTGACCTTGCTGGCCATCGTGCTGGCCATCGGCCTGGTCGTCGACGACGCCATCATCGTGGTGGAAAACGTGGACCGCCACATGAAGCAGGGTCAGCCGCCATTGGAAGCGAGCCTGCTGGCGGCGCGCGAGCTGGGCAGCCCGATTTTGGCCATGACGGTGGTGCTCATCGCCGTGTACGTGCCCATCGGCTTCCAGGGCGGGCTGACGGGGGCATTGTTCACGGAGTTCGCCTTCACCCTGGCCGGCGCCGTGGCCGTATCGGGTGTGGTGGCCCTGACCCTGTCGCCCATGATGTGTTCGCGCTTTTTCCGTCCGGAACAGGACAGCGGGCGCTTCGTGCAAGCGATCGACCGCGTCTTCGGCAAGGTGCACGATACCTATCGGCGCCTGCTGCACGCGCTGCTCGATACCTGGGTGGTGCTCATCGTCATGGCGGCGATTCTGATGCTGGTGCTGGGGTTGATGTTCAAGATGGCGCAGTCCGAGCTGGCGCCCGAGGAAGACCAGGGCGTGGTGCTGTCGCAGGTGGTGGGCGACCCGACGGCCACCTCGGACCAGATGCAAGTGTATGCCGAGCAAATCTACCAGGTGGCCAAGGCCATGCCCGAATACAGCCAGATGTTCCAGATCACGGGCGTGCCGACCGTCAACTCGGGTTTTGGCGGCATGCTGATGACGCCGTGGAACGAGCGTGCGCGCAGCGCCCAGGAGGTCCAGCAGGACTTGCAGGCGGGCTGGAACAGGATAGCCGGCGCCCGCGTGGCCGCCTTCCAGTTTCCCGCCTTGCCCGGGTCCTCGGGTTTGCCGGTGCAGTTCGTCATCGCTACCACGGAGCCGTTTGAAAATCTCGACGCCATCGCGCAGCAGGTGCTGGAAAAGGCGCGCGCATCGGGCAAGTTCTATTTCATCGATACGGACTTGAAAATAGACAAGCCGCAAGCGACCGTCGTGGTCGACCGCGACAGTGTCGCCGCGCTGGGCATGACGCAGCAGGACGTGGGGCAGGCGCTGGGCGCGGCCTTGGGCGGCGCTTACGTCAATTACTTTTCCATCGCCGGGCGTTCCTATAAAGTGATCCCGCAAGTGTTGCAGGTCGACCGCCTGAACCCATCGGCCGTGCTGGATTTTCATATCAAGACGCCCAATGGCACGATGATACCGGCCAGTACCGTCGCGCACATCCAGTACGACGTCGTGCCCGAGTCGGTCAACCGCTTCCAGCAGCTCAACGCCGTCACGCTGTCCGGCGTGTCCGGCGCCTCGCAGGGCGAGGTGCTGGCCTTCCTGCGCGATGCGCTGGCCCAGGTGGCGCCCAGCGGCTACACGGCCGATTATGCGGGCCAGTCGCGCCAGTTCGTACAGGAATCGGGCGGCTTCATCGTCACCATGCTGTTTGCCGTGGTCATCGTCTTCCTGGCGCTGGCGGCGCAGTTCGAGAGTTTTCGCGACCCCGTCGTGATCCTCGTTTCCGTGCCGCTGGCCCTGTTTGGC
Above is a genomic segment from Janthinobacterium sp. 64 containing:
- a CDS encoding efflux transporter outer membrane subunit; protein product: MFSSIRQPCLGILTACLLAACAAGPDFQRPAAPGGGDRYTPAPLPAQTAASPGPAGQAQRFVPGQDIPAQWWSLFQSPALDQLVRGALARSPGLASAQAALRQADENYRALSGRLLYPEVGAQLGVSREKNSSLEGKGGVFNLYNASVNISYALDVFGGNKRQLEGLQALVDYRQYQLEAAYLALTANLVTAAIREASLRGQLQATSDILDAQQKQLDVIEQQLRFGAIGRATVLLQRNTVAQTRASVPPLEKALALTRHQLAVYAGRLPSEPGMPEFDLASLHLPQDLPVSLPSALVRQRPDIRASEALLQQASAQIGVATAAMYPQFTLTGNLGALATSFPALLHGSSSVWGVAAGLAQPVFNGGALRARRRAAIAAYEGAAADYRATVLAAFQNVADSLRAIEADAAALQQQAEVEALASESLALSTQQFKLGAISYLTLLDVQRTYQQARVGLIQAQAARHADSAALFQALGGGWWNRPALDNVPATTSLPVAAGRN
- a CDS encoding efflux RND transporter periplasmic adaptor subunit produces the protein MTKRNKRMLIMLGAVVLLIALLALGFFLHIRQLMASSPKPTPQTVSATIIRKVEWQPHLASVGTLVAVRGVDVTSEIAGLVRSIHFKSGQEVAAGQVLVQLNADADIAQLRALEAAAELAASVLARDRQQFAVQAISQAQIDSDVADLKSRKALAAQQAALVEKKTIRAPFAGKLGITTVNPGQYLNPGDKIVTLQTIDPIYVDFHIPQKQLSGLQVGQALNLSSDAHADTAFAGKVSAISSKVDPATRNVQVEATVANPKRQLLPGMFANVNVEVGAKKQYLTLPQTAITYNPYGSTVFVVHPAQAPKVGAPPPAAGERVVQQVFVTTGETRGDQVAILTGLSEGQQVVTSGQIKLKNGSPVVISNVVEPRNNPRPTPQEH
- a CDS encoding efflux RND transporter permease subunit; amino-acid sequence: MNFTDLFIRRPVLAMVVSLLLVVLGLRSLFSLPINQYPKTQNAVVTISTTYYGADAQTVAGFITQPLESAIAQAQGIDYLSSSSSSGVSTITATLRLNYDANRALTEINTQVSSVKNQLPAQAQTPVLTVQMGQTTDAMYLGFYSKTLPTNNVTDYLSRVVKPKLDAVSGVQTAELLGARLFALRAWLDADKMAAFGVTAAEVSTALGNNNYLAALGSSKGQMVTVPLTAGTDLHSVEEFRQLVVKRSGDSIVRLEDLATVVLGSENYDFNVAFSGVRSVFIGIKVAPEANILDVAERVRASFPDIQAQLPAGLTGEIVYDSTFFINTSIREVIKTLVEALLIVTIVIYLFLGSLRAVIVPVIAMPLSLIGTFTAMLALGYSINLLTLLAIVLAIGLVVDDAIIVVENVDRHMKQGQPPLEASLLAARELGSPILAMTVVLIAVYVPIGFQGGLTGALFTEFAFTLAGAVAVSGVVALTLSPMMCSRFFRPEQDSGRFVQAIDRVFGKVHDTYRRLLHALLDTWVVLIVMAAILMLVLGLMFKMAQSELAPEEDQGVVLSQVVGDPTATSDQMQVYAEQIYQVAKAMPEYSQMFQITGVPTVNSGFGGMLMTPWNERARSAQEVQQDLQAGWNRIAGARVAAFQFPALPGSSGLPVQFVIATTEPFENLDAIAQQVLEKARASGKFYFIDTDLKIDKPQATVVVDRDSVAALGMTQQDVGQALGAALGGAYVNYFSIAGRSYKVIPQVLQVDRLNPSAVLDFHIKTPNGTMIPASTVAHIQYDVVPESVNRFQQLNAVTLSGVSGASQGEVLAFLRDALAQVAPSGYTADYAGQSRQFVQESGGFIVTMLFAVVIVFLALAAQFESFRDPVVILVSVPLALFGATMFIFLGFASINIYTEVGLVTLMGLISKHGILIVEVANQLQRTGKSKREAVEEAAAVRLRPILMTTAAMVFGVLPLVIASGAGAAGRHAMGLVIFTGLSIGTLFTLFVVPAMYLFLAADHQALGARATAKAAPAH